A single Pseudoalteromonas marina DNA region contains:
- a CDS encoding methyl-accepting chemotaxis protein, with the protein MLNLRRFSIFQRFAMLVGIVIFGLIVLSVSSLNNQYKALKYEQYLKTQNVVETAYSIIEHFHTLEQNNTLTQQQAQTQAMNAIRALRYDKTNYFWINNYQPEMVMHPIKPALEGKDLTNNKDPDGKALFVEMVNITKKDGEGFIPYKWPKPGEEQPVDKVAFVKGFNQWQWIIGSGVYLDTIDAAFSSQRNLIILNAVVMIIAVIVFSYFIGRSVLLPTRLAANMMKDISQGEGDLTRTLNEEGNDEISKLSHSFNLFVSKMRESLVHVSQSANDVNEHAHTVDDSTKTSQSFIELQNDSSTQVAAAMEQMTHQIHDVSSNAEAAEQAANDAAHNASTGKHVVAETITAIETLSANIETVSRVTEDLANESQNIGSVLDVIRSISEQTNLLALNAAIEAARAGEHGRGFAVVADEVRTLASRTGQSTDEIQSMISKLQEGTRAAVDAVKASQTLSVSTVEQASSANNSLNEIERLVSVITEMNSQIARATEQQTQAADEVNLRINDLSQSTEQSLDNTKQLNSASDKLKQSSTELSSIVNRFKLN; encoded by the coding sequence ATGCTTAATCTTCGACGTTTTAGTATTTTTCAGCGTTTTGCTATGTTGGTTGGCATTGTTATTTTTGGCTTGATTGTATTGAGTGTTTCTAGCTTAAACAACCAATATAAAGCCCTTAAATACGAACAATACCTAAAAACACAAAATGTAGTGGAAACTGCTTATAGTATTATTGAACACTTTCACACACTTGAACAAAACAACACACTCACACAGCAGCAGGCACAAACGCAAGCAATGAATGCAATTCGTGCTTTACGCTATGACAAAACTAATTATTTTTGGATAAACAACTACCAACCAGAAATGGTAATGCACCCAATAAAACCCGCCCTTGAAGGTAAAGATTTAACTAACAATAAAGATCCAGACGGTAAAGCGTTGTTTGTTGAAATGGTTAATATTACTAAAAAAGATGGCGAAGGCTTTATTCCTTACAAGTGGCCAAAACCCGGTGAAGAACAACCCGTTGATAAAGTTGCCTTTGTAAAAGGGTTTAACCAATGGCAGTGGATAATTGGCTCAGGTGTATATTTAGATACCATAGATGCTGCTTTTTCGTCTCAACGTAACCTTATTATTTTAAACGCCGTAGTGATGATCATAGCTGTTATTGTGTTTAGTTACTTTATAGGACGCAGTGTATTACTACCAACACGACTTGCCGCCAACATGATGAAAGATATTTCGCAGGGTGAAGGCGACTTAACCCGCACTTTAAATGAAGAAGGTAACGATGAAATTTCGAAGCTATCGCATTCATTTAATTTATTTGTTTCAAAAATGCGTGAATCGTTGGTACATGTATCACAAAGCGCAAACGATGTTAACGAACACGCCCATACCGTTGATGACTCAACAAAAACTAGCCAATCATTCATAGAGCTACAAAACGACAGCTCGACACAAGTTGCAGCGGCAATGGAGCAAATGACCCATCAAATACATGATGTGAGCAGCAACGCAGAAGCCGCAGAGCAAGCCGCTAATGATGCGGCACATAACGCATCAACGGGTAAACACGTAGTCGCAGAAACAATAACCGCCATAGAAACACTCTCGGCAAACATCGAGACAGTAAGTCGTGTAACAGAAGACTTAGCAAATGAAAGTCAGAACATAGGCTCTGTACTGGATGTAATTAGAAGTATTTCTGAACAAACAAACCTACTCGCGCTTAATGCTGCGATTGAAGCCGCACGTGCTGGTGAGCATGGTCGGGGTTTTGCAGTCGTTGCCGATGAAGTACGTACGCTTGCCAGTAGAACAGGACAAAGCACTGACGAAATTCAATCAATGATCAGTAAACTACAAGAAGGTACCCGGGCGGCTGTAGACGCAGTTAAAGCCAGCCAAACGCTTTCGGTCTCAACCGTTGAACAGGCATCCTCTGCTAATAACTCACTCAATGAGATTGAGCGACTCGTATCTGTTATCACTGAAATGAACAGCCAAATTGCACGTGCAACAGAGCAGCAAACTCAAGCTGCAGATGAGGTGAACCTGCGCATAAACGATTTATCTCAATCAACTGAGCAATCGTTAGATAATACCAAGCAACTCAATAGCGCCAGTGATAAGCTCAAACAAAGTAGTACGGAGCTTTCATCTATTGTTAATCGATTCAAATTAAATTGA
- a CDS encoding M17 family metallopeptidase gives MAYPKAVLAQLTSASLECASHDALIIISDDFSKLPNNSLRDAVLAQSKIDARIGKQVTLLVIENKRVILAPTGPLNRDYDDVRRYFDAAKLAINEAKLSGSVNPALFLPSLSGDSRYQHALEVSFLGMCQALWQPLEAREYHGEEIEPIATIGLINVSSQTVKAVNAIAAGQYAARDLCGTEPERMAPPRFADYCVDLFKGTNIAVDVIDDITAIDKHYPMLSTVARASYAVERHHPRVVKLEYVPEGEVIRTLMFVGKGLVYDTGGADLKVGGYMAGMSRDKGGAASVAGFMKAVADYQPEGVKVIAYLAVVRNSIGSDCFVPDEIITSREGVRVRIGNTDAEGRLAMGDLLSEMKDLAKTEVNPTLFTVATLTGHAARAMGPYGAYVENGPARLAKVSRQIADCGDLWADGAEVSRSRREDYDFIKPRTLADDVLSSNNAASAVTARGHQFPMAFLAVVGGLDKHGTDSTQPLPYVHMDIAGSGVEGGDWQHGKPTAASVASLFACYCL, from the coding sequence ATGGCATACCCTAAAGCTGTGTTAGCTCAATTAACAAGCGCTAGTCTTGAATGTGCATCACATGACGCACTGATCATCATAAGTGATGACTTTTCTAAATTACCTAATAATTCTCTTCGCGATGCCGTTTTAGCTCAGTCAAAAATTGATGCGCGCATTGGCAAGCAGGTAACCTTACTTGTTATTGAAAATAAGCGTGTAATTTTAGCGCCAACGGGGCCGCTAAATAGAGATTACGACGATGTTCGTCGTTACTTTGATGCCGCTAAACTGGCAATCAATGAAGCCAAGTTATCAGGTAGTGTTAATCCAGCCTTGTTTTTACCAAGTTTGTCAGGCGATAGCCGTTATCAGCATGCATTAGAAGTTTCATTTTTAGGTATGTGCCAAGCACTTTGGCAGCCTTTAGAAGCGCGTGAGTACCACGGCGAAGAGATTGAGCCGATAGCCACTATTGGGTTAATTAATGTCAGTTCACAAACAGTTAAAGCTGTTAATGCTATTGCGGCTGGCCAGTATGCTGCTCGTGATTTATGTGGTACCGAGCCTGAGCGCATGGCGCCACCTCGCTTTGCTGATTATTGTGTTGATTTATTTAAAGGCACAAATATAGCCGTTGATGTAATAGACGATATTACGGCTATTGATAAACATTACCCCATGTTAAGTACGGTTGCGCGTGCATCTTATGCGGTTGAGCGTCATCATCCACGAGTTGTTAAGCTTGAGTATGTGCCTGAGGGCGAAGTTATCCGCACTCTTATGTTTGTTGGTAAAGGCTTAGTTTACGATACCGGCGGTGCAGATCTAAAAGTGGGTGGTTATATGGCGGGTATGAGCCGTGACAAAGGTGGTGCTGCCTCGGTTGCAGGGTTTATGAAAGCCGTGGCTGACTACCAACCAGAAGGTGTGAAGGTTATTGCTTACCTAGCGGTTGTGCGTAATTCAATTGGGTCTGACTGTTTTGTACCTGATGAGATAATTACAAGCCGCGAAGGTGTACGCGTACGTATTGGTAACACGGATGCTGAAGGGCGCTTGGCAATGGGTGATCTACTAAGCGAAATGAAAGATTTAGCTAAAACAGAGGTTAACCCTACATTATTTACCGTTGCAACGCTTACAGGTCATGCCGCACGAGCAATGGGTCCTTATGGTGCCTATGTAGAAAATGGCCCAGCAAGGCTTGCTAAAGTTTCGCGCCAAATTGCTGATTGTGGCGATTTATGGGCTGATGGTGCAGAAGTATCGCGATCGCGCCGTGAAGATTACGACTTTATAAAGCCACGTACGCTGGCGGATGATGTGCTTTCAAGTAATAACGCAGCTTCTGCGGTAACGGCACGTGGTCACCAATTCCCGATGGCGTTTTTAGCTGTTGTTGGCGGGTTAGACAAGCACGGAACAGACTCTACACAGCCGTTGCCATACGTGCATATGGATATTGCCGGTAGTGGTGTTGAAGGTGGTGATTGGCAACATGGCAAACCAACAGCAGCATCTGTTGCTAGTTTATTTGCCTGTTACTGCTTATAA
- the dinB gene encoding DNA polymerase IV, with product MKKFIHIDMDCFYAAVEMRDNPKLANVPLAIGGNSRRGVLSTANYIAREFGVRSAMSNYHAKQLCPDLVIVPGRMAVYKEISSQIREVFSRYTHLVEPLSLDEAYLDVTDSKACKGSATLIAQQIRADIYNATGLTASAGVAPVKFIAKIASDENKPNGQFVVLPDEVDPFLEQLPLGKIPGVGKVTLERLNLKGLYTGKDVREKGVNWMQQHVGNFGVSLYQKCAGEYIGSVSTERIRKSLSVEHTYEYNKTSLQECLDQIPSLIDELTRRLDKQQLQSRINKLSVKVKFANFVVTSADQAYHQLNTEIFVQLLTKAYQRGLQQPVRLLGIGVGIKSQPEQNLQLSILD from the coding sequence ATGAAAAAGTTTATACACATAGATATGGACTGCTTTTATGCGGCGGTAGAAATGCGAGACAACCCAAAGCTCGCAAATGTACCGCTTGCTATTGGCGGCAACAGTCGGCGTGGCGTGTTATCTACCGCTAACTATATAGCCAGAGAGTTCGGCGTGCGCTCTGCGATGTCTAATTACCATGCTAAGCAACTATGTCCCGATTTGGTTATTGTGCCCGGGCGTATGGCTGTTTATAAAGAAATATCGAGCCAAATACGCGAAGTGTTTAGTCGTTACACCCACCTTGTAGAACCACTTTCTCTTGACGAAGCCTACCTTGATGTTACTGACAGCAAAGCGTGTAAAGGCAGTGCTACACTCATTGCTCAGCAAATAAGAGCTGATATATACAACGCAACAGGGCTAACCGCTTCTGCAGGTGTGGCCCCAGTTAAATTTATTGCCAAAATAGCCAGTGACGAAAATAAGCCAAATGGCCAATTTGTTGTACTGCCTGATGAGGTTGACCCATTTTTAGAACAGCTGCCGCTAGGAAAAATTCCCGGTGTGGGTAAAGTGACATTAGAGAGATTAAATCTTAAAGGGCTTTATACAGGGAAAGATGTGCGTGAAAAAGGGGTGAACTGGATGCAGCAACACGTTGGTAATTTTGGTGTGTCGCTTTATCAAAAATGTGCGGGAGAATACATTGGTAGCGTTTCAACCGAGCGAATACGTAAGTCTTTAAGTGTTGAGCATACCTACGAATACAATAAAACCAGTCTGCAAGAATGCTTGGATCAGATCCCTAGCTTAATAGATGAATTAACTCGTAGACTTGATAAGCAGCAATTACAAAGTCGTATAAATAAATTAAGTGTGAAAGTGAAGTTTGCTAATTTTGTGGTGACCTCAGCCGATCAGGCTTATCATCAATTAAATACCGAAATTTTTGTTCAGTTACTCACTAAAGCGTATCAACGTGGTTTGCAGCAACCTGTTAGGTTATTAGGTATTGGCGTTGGTATTAAAAGCCAGCCTGAGCAGAATTTACAATTGAGTATTTTGGATTGA
- a CDS encoding acyl-CoA thioesterase, whose translation MQRFKDNHPIHTDITVAWADMDALQHVNNVVYLRYFEIARIDFLNKLNLFDTIKPGGVGPVISENTIRYKRPVTFPDTLTVGVTISDIKTDRFVMNYSVFSHAQSAITTTGTSKVVMFDFKTGAKAPITEPLLSALLKYAQDES comes from the coding sequence ATGCAAAGGTTCAAAGATAATCACCCTATTCATACCGACATCACTGTAGCATGGGCCGACATGGATGCCCTTCAGCACGTTAACAACGTGGTATACCTGCGTTATTTTGAAATAGCCCGAATAGACTTTTTAAATAAACTAAACTTATTCGACACCATTAAACCCGGTGGAGTTGGCCCTGTTATAAGTGAAAATACTATTCGCTATAAGCGCCCCGTTACCTTTCCCGACACTCTAACTGTTGGGGTCACTATTTCAGATATTAAAACCGACCGGTTTGTAATGAATTACAGTGTATTTAGTCACGCACAAAGTGCGATAACCACCACGGGCACATCAAAAGTAGTGATGTTTGATTTTAAAACGGGTGCAAAAGCCCCCATTACAGAACCACTTTTATCAGCCTTACTAAAATACGCACAAGACGAGTCATAA
- a CDS encoding aldo/keto reductase: protein MQYSPLGSSGVNVSRVCLGSMTWGVQNTQRDADDQIAYALERGVNFIDTAEMYAVPPSPETYGKTEQIIGDWLSRNQQKRSDIVLATKVAGNGLSWVREGGDITRQAVIEAVDNSLKRLQTDYIDLYQLHWPNRSTPHFARQWPGILKFSDVDTQAHQAGMLDILEGLNDCVKAGKIKHCGLSDDTPWGISQFVSLAKEHNLPRMVSIQNEFSLAHAKDWPYLIEQCVHEDIAYLPWSPLAAGLLTGKYLEGARPKGSRWSFAQRNGIFRDTPNAQQATKLYAELAHANNMTPAQLALAWCNQVDGVTSSIIGATTMAQLKEDIDAFNITLNDETLTSIATIFKNYPMPY from the coding sequence ATGCAATACAGCCCACTTGGTAGCAGCGGGGTTAACGTTTCAAGAGTCTGTCTAGGCAGTATGACTTGGGGCGTTCAAAACACTCAACGCGACGCAGACGATCAAATAGCTTATGCATTAGAGCGTGGCGTAAATTTTATTGATACAGCTGAAATGTATGCCGTACCTCCCTCGCCTGAAACCTACGGTAAAACAGAGCAAATTATTGGCGACTGGCTTTCTCGTAATCAGCAAAAACGAAGCGACATAGTACTGGCAACAAAAGTAGCGGGTAATGGCCTATCGTGGGTACGAGAGGGTGGCGATATAACCCGCCAAGCAGTTATAGAGGCGGTTGATAATTCCCTTAAGCGCTTGCAAACCGATTATATTGATTTGTACCAATTACATTGGCCTAATCGTTCAACACCGCATTTTGCAAGACAGTGGCCAGGAATACTTAAATTTAGTGATGTAGATACACAAGCTCACCAAGCTGGCATGCTTGATATTTTAGAAGGCCTTAACGACTGTGTTAAAGCGGGCAAAATTAAACATTGCGGACTGTCTGATGATACGCCTTGGGGGATTAGCCAGTTTGTAAGTTTGGCAAAAGAGCACAACTTGCCACGCATGGTGTCTATTCAAAATGAATTTAGCTTAGCTCATGCTAAAGATTGGCCTTATTTGATTGAGCAATGTGTACATGAAGATATTGCTTACCTGCCTTGGTCGCCTTTAGCAGCCGGTTTACTAACAGGTAAATACCTAGAGGGTGCTCGTCCAAAAGGCTCGCGGTGGAGCTTCGCACAACGTAATGGTATTTTTAGAGATACCCCTAATGCCCAACAAGCAACCAAGCTATATGCAGAGCTTGCACATGCAAACAATATGACGCCAGCACAACTTGCTCTTGCATGGTGTAATCAGGTAGATGGAGTAACGTCTTCTATAATTGGCGCCACAACCATGGCACAGTTAAAAGAAGACATAGACGCGTTTAATATCACTTTAAACGACGAAACCTTAACAAGCATAGCGACTATTTTCAAAAACTATCCTATGCCTTACTAG